The Planococcus liqunii genome includes a region encoding these proteins:
- a CDS encoding AEC family transporter: MEVLLLIIVNVILPVFLLIGAGAVLHIRYSLDMNTLAKLNTYLLMPALSFVNIYQNEIDAHTLFHVLSFLILQSLCLMALSAGIAKAAKFDNSLSATFKNSVVLVNSGNFGLPISQLVFHQNPLGLSIQIIVLIFQNLLTYTYGLYNSVSVNTKGLQAMKVFLKNPVIYAFLAGLLCHSLSIQIPGFVWTPIENLAAAFLTLALVTLGAQSASLKLIRFSLPLILSIVGRLILSPVIAIMVILTLGLEGTTAQALFIASSFPTSRNSSLFALEYGNHPQYAAQAVLMSTVFSIATVTVIVYSAKILFPG; this comes from the coding sequence ATGGAAGTTTTATTGCTCATTATCGTCAACGTCATTTTGCCGGTCTTTCTGCTGATTGGTGCAGGCGCTGTTCTTCATATCCGCTATTCACTGGATATGAATACCTTGGCAAAATTGAATACGTATCTTTTAATGCCGGCCCTCAGCTTCGTTAATATTTATCAGAATGAAATAGATGCCCATACGCTGTTTCATGTCCTCAGCTTTTTAATCCTCCAAAGCCTTTGTTTGATGGCTTTGAGTGCCGGGATAGCAAAAGCGGCTAAATTCGATAATAGCCTCTCCGCGACTTTTAAAAATAGCGTGGTCCTCGTCAATTCCGGCAATTTTGGCTTGCCGATCAGTCAGCTGGTCTTTCATCAAAACCCTTTAGGGTTGTCCATTCAGATTATCGTCTTGATTTTCCAGAATCTGCTTACTTATACATATGGCTTGTATAATTCCGTATCGGTCAATACCAAGGGGCTGCAGGCAATGAAGGTCTTCCTGAAAAATCCGGTCATCTACGCTTTTTTGGCCGGCCTTCTTTGCCACTCTCTATCCATCCAGATTCCAGGCTTTGTCTGGACGCCGATTGAAAATCTAGCTGCTGCATTTCTGACACTAGCTTTGGTCACACTCGGCGCACAGAGCGCCTCGCTAAAGCTGATCCGGTTTTCGTTGCCGCTGATTTTAAGTATCGTTGGCCGCCTGATTCTTTCCCCGGTCATCGCCATCATGGTGATTTTGACATTGGGCCTTGAAGGGACTACAGCACAGGCCTTATTCATCGCCAGCTCTTTTCCGACTTCCAGAAACAGTTCTCTTTTCGCTCTGGAATATGGAAATCATCCCCAATACGCTGCGCAGGCTGTGCTGATGTCTACTGTATTCAGCATTGCTACGGTGACTGTAATTGTTTATTCGGCAAAAATATTATTTCCAGGATAG
- a CDS encoding TerC family protein, with translation MGAILLEYAWVLLVLVGLEGILAADNAVVMAVMVRHLPGEQKKKALFYGLAAAFIFRFSALFMITLLVGVWQIQALGAAYLLFIAFKHIYDQRKGRGDGTVLKVKKGSGFWTTVLKIEVADIAFAVDSMLAAVALALTLPHLGNANIGGINAGPFVIMLSGGLIGVVIMRFAAHKFVQLLETYPQLETAAFIIVGWVGVKLLVMTLSHEKIHVLPHDFPHSFAWTAIFWSVLVGIVVVGAWVGLRNNKE, from the coding sequence ATGGGAGCCATTTTACTGGAATATGCTTGGGTCCTGCTGGTTCTGGTGGGGCTGGAAGGAATTCTGGCTGCGGATAATGCCGTCGTCATGGCAGTGATGGTCCGGCATTTGCCGGGAGAGCAGAAAAAGAAAGCGCTGTTTTACGGGTTGGCTGCCGCTTTTATCTTCCGGTTTTCCGCTCTTTTTATGATTACGCTTTTGGTGGGCGTCTGGCAAATTCAGGCACTGGGAGCAGCTTACTTATTATTCATTGCGTTTAAGCACATATACGACCAGCGGAAAGGCCGGGGAGACGGCACGGTCCTGAAAGTGAAGAAAGGTTCCGGCTTTTGGACCACGGTATTAAAAATTGAAGTCGCGGATATTGCTTTTGCCGTCGATTCGATGCTGGCCGCTGTTGCGTTGGCATTGACTTTGCCGCATCTCGGAAATGCGAATATCGGCGGCATCAATGCCGGACCTTTTGTGATTATGCTGAGCGGCGGATTGATTGGCGTGGTCATCATGCGGTTTGCCGCGCATAAATTTGTCCAGCTGCTCGAAACTTATCCGCAGCTGGAAACCGCGGCTTTCATTATTGTCGGCTGGGTCGGCGTCAAGCTCTTGGTCATGACCTTGTCCCATGAAAAAATCCATGTCTTGCCGCATGACTTCCCGCATTCATTCGCCTGGACAGCCATTTTCTGGAGCGTTCTGGTCGGAATCGTGGTTGTGGGCGCCTGGGTAGGATTAAGGAACAATAAGGAATAG
- a CDS encoding LysR family transcriptional regulator produces MNERDWLILKVLYEKKNITKTAESLYISQPSLTKRIQQIEQEYGRTLVVRGAKGVQFTAEGEYLAKCADEMLERLYRIKDHILDMGEEVSGTLRLGVSNYITRHKLPVLLKLFGEQFPKVNYKVHTGWSRDVFNLVYNQEVHAGIVRGDYNWSGPKQLLFEENLCIVSKEKIVLHDLPSVPRIEYETDSLLKKMIDHWWSGTFSKPPLLGMEVDKADTCKEMVLNGLGYGILPSVLVEHSEGLHQINLKDEFGNPLVRRTWLLYHEEALQSKAAKEFIQFVQTIDFKNQL; encoded by the coding sequence ATGAACGAACGCGACTGGCTTATTTTAAAAGTGCTATATGAAAAAAAGAATATCACAAAAACGGCCGAAAGTTTGTATATTTCTCAGCCTTCCTTAACCAAACGAATTCAGCAAATAGAACAGGAATACGGACGGACTCTTGTTGTCCGCGGAGCGAAAGGCGTCCAATTCACCGCAGAAGGCGAATACCTGGCAAAATGCGCAGATGAAATGCTCGAGCGCCTTTACCGGATTAAGGATCATATCCTAGACATGGGCGAGGAGGTCAGCGGCACTTTACGGTTGGGTGTTTCAAATTATATCACCCGGCACAAACTGCCCGTCCTGCTCAAACTATTCGGAGAACAATTCCCGAAAGTGAATTATAAAGTACACACAGGTTGGAGCCGGGACGTATTTAACCTTGTTTATAACCAGGAAGTTCATGCCGGAATTGTACGCGGTGATTATAACTGGTCCGGACCCAAACAGCTTTTGTTCGAAGAAAATCTTTGCATCGTTTCGAAAGAAAAAATCGTTCTTCATGACTTGCCTTCCGTGCCGAGGATTGAGTATGAAACAGACAGTCTTTTAAAAAAGATGATCGACCATTGGTGGAGCGGCACATTTTCAAAGCCGCCGCTGCTTGGAATGGAAGTAGACAAAGCAGACACCTGCAAAGAAATGGTGTTGAATGGACTTGGGTACGGCATTCTTCCCAGTGTTCTTGTTGAACATTCGGAAGGCCTTCATCAAATCAACTTGAAGGACGAATTTGGAAATCCGTTAGTTAGAAGAACATGGCTGCTTTATCATGAAGAAGCTCTTCAATCGAAAGCAGCTAAAGAATTTATTCAGTTTGTGCAGACAATCGATTTTAAAAATCAATTATAA